In one Betta splendens chromosome 14, fBetSpl5.4, whole genome shotgun sequence genomic region, the following are encoded:
- the pou4f4 gene encoding brain-specific homeobox/POU domain protein 3-like: protein MMSMNSKQPFSMHPILHEPKYTPLHSSSEAIRRACLPTPSLQGNIFAGFDETLLQRAEALAAVDIVAQKSHPFKPDATYHTMTTMTSMTCTPTSSSAHLHHPSVLTSHHHPAHHQPAQGLEGDLLDHLTPGISLGGMPGSDVCSTASHTAHAAHMSAINHMQHHHHPQSMNMHPHGLGSHGSLGAAGGEAEPDPRELESFAERFKQRRIKLGVTQADVGAALASLKIPGVGCLSQSTICRFESLTLSHNNMVALKPILEAWLDEAERVQREKMSKPEIFNGGDKKRKRTSIAAPEKRSLEAYFAVQPRPSSEKIAAIAEKLDLKKNVVRVWFCNQRQKQKRMKFSATH from the exons ATGATGTCGATGAACAGCAAGCAGCCTTTCAGTATGCACCCCATCCTCCACGAGCCCAAATACACCCCTCTGCACTCCAGCTCCGAGGCCATCCGCAGGGCCTGCCTGCCCACGCCGTCG CTGCAGGGCAACATCTTCGCCGGGTTCGATGAGACGTTGCTGCAGAGGGCTGAGGCTCTGGCCGCCGTGGACATTGTAGCCCAGAAGAGCCACCCGTTCAAGCCCGACGCCACCTACCACACCATGACCACCATGACCAGCATGACCTGCACCCCGACTTCATCCTCCGCACACCTGCACCACCCGTCCGTGCTCACGTCTCACCACCATCCGGCGCACCACCAGCCGGCACAGGGTCTGGAGGGCGACCTGCTGGACCACCTCACGCCGGGCATCTCCCTGGGAGGCATGCCGGGCTCGGACGTATGCTCCACGGCCTCGCACACCGCCCACGCCGCCCACATGTCGGCCATCAACCACAtgcagcaccaccaccatccgCAGTCCATGAACATGCACCCGCACGGACTCGGCTCCCACGGCTCCCTGGGGGCCGCCGGCGGAGAAGCGGAGCCCGACCCGCGCGAGCTGGAGTCGTTCGCCGAGAGGTTCAAACAGCGGCGAATCAAACTCGGGGTGACTCAGGCGGACGTGGGCGCGGCCCTGGCCAGTCTAAAGATACCGGGGGTCGGATGTTTGAGCCAGAGTACCATCTGCAGGTTCGAGTCCCTGACGTTGTCGCACAACAACATGGTGGCCCTGAAACCGATCTTGGAGGCGTGGCTGGACGAGGCGGAGCGCgtgcagagggagaagatgTCCAAGCCGGAGATTTTCAACGGGGGCGACAAAAAGAGGAAACGCACGTCCATCGCGGCCCCGGAGAAGCGCTCCCTGGAGGCGTACTTCGCCGTGCAGCCGAGGCCCTCGTCGGAGAAGATCGCCGCAATCGCAGAGAAACTGGACCTGAAAAAGAACGTGGTCCGCGTTTGGTTTTGCAATCAGAGGCAAAAGCAGAAACGGATGAAGTTTTCTGCCACGCACTAA